Within Labilithrix sp., the genomic segment CTCTTCCGCGTCGCGAAGGGCTTCGTGGTGCAGTGGGGCATCCACGGCGATCCGCAGGTCAGCAAGGTCTGGAGCGACGCGAACCTGCCGCCCGACCCGGTCGTGGAGTCGAACAAGCGCGGCATGCTCACCTACGCGATGGCGGGCCGCCCCGACACGCGCTCCACGCAGCTCTTCATCAACTACAAGGACAACGTCGGCCTCGACGGCCAAGGCTTCGCCCCCATCTGCAAGGTGGTCGAGGGCATGGAGACCGCCGACGCCTTCAACGGCGAGTACGGCGAACAAGTCACCGGCAAGCAGGGCGAGATCCAGTCGAAGGGCAACGCGTACCTGCACGAGGCGTGGCCGAACCTCGACTACATCAAGACGGCGGTCATCACCGGCGACGGCGCAGCTCCGAGCACGCCGAAGAGCGACACCGGCGGAAGCAGCCAGGAGAGCCCGGGCATCATGCCCTTCGTCCTCGGCGCCATCGTGCTCGCCGCGGCCCTCTACTTCCTGATGGGTCGAAAGAGCCCCCCCGAGCCGGCCAAGGAGCCGCCGGCGACACCGAAAAAGAAGAAGAAGGCGAAGACGGACGACAAGTCGACGAAGGAATGAGCGGGCTCGGCGCTCACTCCGGCTCGACGCGACGGACGCGCTCGAGCATCCGGTAGAAGCTCGTTCGCGCGACCCCCGCCTGCTCGGCGGCCAGCGCGACCACCCCGTCCGCCTGCGCGAGGACGCCTTCGAGGTAGCGCTCGTCGAATCGCTCGAGGAGACGTCGGCGCGCCTCGTGGTACGGAAGCTCCATCAAGCGCGACAGGGCCCAGTCCTCGGCGGGCGCCTGGTCTCCGAGATCGGTGGCCGCCGCGCCGAACACCGCGTACCGCTCGACGACGTTGCGGAGCTCACGCACGTTGCCGGGCCAGGCGTAGGCGCCGAGCATCGCCGCAAAGTCCGAAGGAAAGGCCAACCCGCGCGCGCTCGCGCGCGGGGTCGCCGCCAGGATGGCGCGCGCGATGAGGAGGATGTCCTCCGGCCGCTCGCGGAGAGGCGGGACGATCAAGTGAATGACCGCGAGGCGATAGAAGAGGTCGCTCCGGAACTCGCCGACGCGCGCCGCCTCGGCCAGACGACGGTTGGTCGCCGCGACGACGCGCACGTCGACCGGCCTCGCCTTCTGCGCCCCGACCGGGCGGACCTCGCGCTGCTCCATCGCGCGGAGCAGCTTCGGCTGCAGGTCGAGCGGGAGCTCGCCGATCTCGTCGAGGAAGAGCGTCCCTCCGTTGGCCTCCTCGATGACGCCCCGGCGCGCGCGATCGGCGCCCGTGAACGCGCCGCGCTCGTGACCGAACAGCTCGCCCTCCACCAGGTTCGGGGCGATCGCGCCGCAGTCGACGACGATGAACGGGCCGTCGCGCCGCGGGCTCCTGTCGTGGATCCCCCGCGCGAGGAGGTCCTTGCCGACGCCGCTCTCCCCTTCGAGCAGCTCTGTCTCGCGGTGCACTACGCCCACGAGCGCGGCGTGGTCCACCGCGACATCAAGCCCGGCAACATCATGCTCGGGTCGTACGGCGAGGTGTACCTCCTCGACTGGGGCGTCGCGAGCATCGCCGGCGTCTCCGACGACGAGGCCGAGGCGTTCACGGACGTGCCGCCGGTGCACACCGCGCCCGGCGCCGTCCTCGGCAGCCTCGAGACGATGGCGCCGGAGCAGGCCGCCGGTGGCAAGGCGACGCCGGCGACGGACATCTACGCGCTCGGGGCGGTGCTCTTCCACATCCTCGCGCTCGAGCCGCTGCACGAGGCGAGCAGCTCGGACGCGGAGGCGCGCGAGGCGCTCGCGCTCCGCATCCGCGGTGGCGTCGACGCGAGACCGACGACGCGACCGCGCGGAGAGGAAGTCGCGCCCGAGCTCGAGGCCCTCTGCGTGGAGGCGACGCGCACCCACCCGAACGACCGCATTCCGACCGCGCTCGCCTTCCACGAGAGGCTCGAGTCCTTCCTCGACGGCGATCGGGACCTCGCGCTTCGGGCGGAGAGCTCGCAGCGCCACACCACGGCCGCGCGCGCGGCGCTCGCAAACGCCGGCGACGACGGGAGCGCGTTCCGCGAGGTCGGTCGCGCGCTCGCCTTCGATCCCACCAATCGCGACGCGCTCGCGATGCTCGTCGAGCTGCTCACGTCCGTACCCCGCGAGCCTCCGGCCGAGGTGATCGCGGAGGAACGCGTCGCGCTGGCGCGCCGCCTGCGCGTCGGGGCGCTCGCCCTCTCCGCCGGGTACGGCGCGGTCGCGTGCTACGGCTGGGCGGCAATGGCGCTGGGGCTCCGCGAGCCGTCGGTGTTCGGCGTCATCTCCGCGCTATGGGTGGCCTCGTTCGCCGCGGCGCTCGTGGCGGCGCGGTGGCCGTCGTATGCGGCCCTGTCGCTCGCGTGCGGCGGCGGCGTCGCGGCGAGCACGTACATCACGAAGATCTACAGCCCCTTCCTCGTCGTGCCGCTCTTCCTCACGATCCACGCGACGCTCTTTGCCTTCGTCGGCCCGGCGCGGCTGCGCCTCGGGATGGTCGCCGCCGCGTGCGCCGGCTGGACGCTCAGCGTCTACGGTCACGCGCTCGGGGTCTTCCCCACGACGTTCGAGCTCGTGAACGACGCGGTCCTCATCCGATCGCTCGCGCTCCGAGGCTCGCCGTCGTGGGTCACGGCGTACCTCTACGTGGCCGGCCTCACGACGTTGGTCGCGCCCGCGTTGATCGTGGGCGCCATCCGCGGCGCGTGGCAGCGGAACGAGCGCGCGCTACGGCTCCAGGCGTGGCGGCTCCGCCAACTCGTGCCCGCGGAGGACGCCGGCCCGCGCTCGTGAAGGCCGACTCGTCGAGGGAGCCGCTATGATCCGGCGACGCCGATGCGCCGCTCCGTCGTCTCGCTCCTCTTCGTCGCGGCGGCGGGCGCGTGCACCGCGCCGCGAGCGCCGCCGGCGCCGCTCCTGCCGGCGCCGGCGGTCGCGATGCCGCGGCCGTATCGGCAGCGCCTCGCCGTCGCGCTCGCGCGCAACACCACGTGCGTCGGCTGTCACGAGCAGGAGGCGGCGGAGTGGCGAGGCTCGATGCACCGGCACGCGTTCGACAACCCCGCGTTCCAGGCCGCGCTCGCGTTCGAGCCGTCGCCCTTCTGCCGCGGCTGCCACGCGCCCGAGTCCGATGCGGCCCGCGCCCCCGAGCCCGCCGTCGCCGCGCTCGGCGTCAGCTGCGTGACGTGCCACGTCACGGACGAGGACGGCGCCGTCCTCGCCGCGCCGTCACCGCGCCGCGGGCAGCGAGCGGCGCCGCACGCCGTGCTTCGCTCGGCGGCCTTCGCGCAGACGGCCGGCTGCGCGTCATGCCACGAGTTCGCGTTCCCCGCCGCGCCGCACGACGACGACGACGCGCACTTCATGCAGACGACGCTCCGCGAGCACGCGCGCTCCCCCGCCGCCGCGGAGGCGTGCGCGAGCTGCCACATGCCGCTCGTCGAGGGGCGGCGATCGCACGCGTTCGCCGAGACGCGCGACGCGGCCTGGTTGAAGGATCGCCTCGCCGTCCACGTCGAGCTCGTCGAGGGACGGAGCCTCCGCCTCACGCTCACGCAGCGCACGCCGGGCCACGCGTTCCCGACCGGCGACCTCTTCCGCCGCCTCGAGGTCGGCGCCGAGCGGCGCGACGACGGCGATCGCGTGCTCGGTCGCGAGGTCCGGCACCTCGCGCGACGCTTCCAGCTCGTGCCTGGTCACAGCGCGCGCGCGCTCCTCGGCGACGATCGCGTCTTCGACACGCCGCAGGTCGTCGATCTCCCCATCGCGCCCGGCGCCGGCGAGCGCGTCGCGTGGTGGGTGACCTACCAACGCGTCGCGACGGTCTTCGCGGGGGACGATCCGGCCGCGGCGAAGATCGAATCCGAGGTCCCTCTCCACGACGGTGTGCTCCCATGACGACGATGCGTACGATGGGCGCCGCGCGCCTCCTCGCCTGCGTAGGCTGCGTAGGCTGCGGGACGAAGGCGCCGTCGACGTCGACGCCGTCTTCGCGATCGAGGGCGCGCTCGTCGTCTTCGAGGGACAGAAGGTCGGCGAGAACCACCTCGTCTCGCTCCACGGCAAGTACCCCGACAGCGTGGACGCCATCTACGTCACGAGCCAGGGCCGCGCGCCCGCGCCGACGTACGCGTCGGTCACCGGCAAGGCGGTGCGGCACACGGAGGCGCAGGGCGGCGGCATGGGCGAGATCTTGCCCGCGCGCGTCGGCGAGTCGACGCTCTGTCACGCCCCGAAGTCGCCACGGAAGATCGAGATCGTGCCCCTGAAGCGCCTCCGAGCTCCGGAGAACGCGAGACGGACCCATGAGTGCTACGGTGCGGCGCATGTGGACGTCGAGCTGGATGAACTCCGAGTTGCAGGCCTTTCGCGAGCAGGTGCGCCGCTTCGTGGCGACGGAGCTCACGCCGCACCAGGAGCGCTTCGCCGCGCAGCAGCACGTCGACCGCGAGATCTGGACGCGCGCGGGCGAGCTCGGCGTCCTCTGCGCGGACATCCCCGCGGAGTACGGCGGCGCGGGCGGCACCTTCGCGCACCAGGCGGTGCTCTTCGAGGAGCAGGCCTACGCGGGCGACACGGCGATGAACGTGTCCGTCCACGTCATCCTCGCGCACTACATCCTCAACCAGGGGACCGAAGCGCAGAAGCAGCGGTTCCTCCCGCGCATGTCCTCCGGCGAGCTCATCGGCGCCATCGCGATGAGCGAGCCCGGCGCGGGCTCCGACCTCCAGGGCATCCGCACCACCGCGCGCCTCGAAGGCGACCACTACGTCGTCAACGGCAGCAAGACGTTCATCTCGAACGGCTACCTCGCCGACCTCATGGTCGTCGTCTGCCGCACGAGCGACGCGCCCGGCTCGAAGGGGATCTCCCTCCTCCTCGTCGAGACGAAGGACGCGCCCGGCTTCAAGGTCGGGAAGAAGCTCCACAAGCTCGGACAGAAGGGCAACGACACGTGCGAGCTCTTCTTCGAGGACGTCAAGGTCCCGAAGGAGAACCTCCTCGGCGAGGTCGAGGGCCGCGGCTTCGGGCAGCTCATGACGGAGCTGCCGTACGAGCGACTCATCATCGCGGTCTACGCCGTCGCCGCGATCGAGCGCGCCGTCGACCTGACCGTCGCGTACACGAAGGAGCGCAAGGCCTTCGGCAAGACGCTCCTCGAGTTCCAGAACACGCGCTTCAAGCTCGCGGAGGCCAAGACGCACGCCGTCGTCTCGCGGACGTTCCTCGACAAGTGCATCGAGGAGCTCATCGCCGGCCGCCTCGACACGGTCACCGCCTCGATGGCGAAGTACTGGACCTCCGACCTCCAGTGCCAGGTCATCGACGACTGCCTCCAGCTCTTCGGCGGCTACGGCTACACCGTCGAGTACCCCATCGCCCAGATGTTCGCCGACGCCCGCGTCCAGCGCATCTACGGCGGCGCCAACGAGATCATGAAGGAGCTCATCGCCCGCTCCCTCTGATCTCGCCCGCCGCGGTCGCTCCGTTCATTCGAGCGTCGCAGGTCGCCGCCAAGCGACGAGGGCTGGATCCCCAAAACTCTCGGTGAGGTGGCGACGATCGCCGCCGAGAGCTCGCTCACGAATCGCAACAGTGGCGGATCGATGTCGACGAGCAATTCGACGAGATTGGTCGCGTTCGGGCTCCCGGTGAACGCCGTCGCCCCCGTATCCGCCGTATCCGCGTACGCCAATCCACGGCCCCGAAACCGTTCGGAGCGCTTCGAGATTCCCTTCTCGCGACTCGCGCAGCTCGGCTGCGACACACACGGTCGGTTGACCGGTTAGCTACAAAAATGTAGAGTTTCGAGTTGAGCATGTCGAAAGATACGCAGATTTCAGCCCAGATCTCCGCGACTACGCGCGAGTTGATGGAGAGGCACGTCCGCAAGACCGGGGTCAAGAAGGGGCATCTGATCGAGCAAGCGCTCCTGCACCATCTGCAAGCGCTCGACGAGATACCGGCCGAGTACGTCGTCCACCCGCGCATCGTCGTCCCGCGGAAGACCGGCGAGGAGATGCTCCGCAAGGCGGAATCTGCCGAGCCGACCCCCGCGCTCCGCGAGCTGATGCGCGATGGAGATTAGGGCGCTCCGCCCGAACGACGATCGCTCGCTCTTCCAGTCTGGCGACGAAGCGCTCGACCGCTTCTTCCGCCGGTACGCGGGCCAGAATCAGTTTCGGCACTACCTCGGTGTGACCTACGTCGCCATCGACGCCGATCGTGTCCTTGGCTTCGCCACCGTAGCACCGCGTCACATCGACATCGAGGACCTGCCGGAGCGTGCGCGGAAGAAGCTGCCCCGCTACCCGTTGCCGGTACTCGGGCTCGCGCGTCTGGCCGTCGACAAGTCTGCGCAGTCGATGGGACTCGGCGGACGTCTCCTGCGCTTCGTGCTCGAGCTCGCCGTCAGGATGGCCGACGAGGTCGGCTGCGCCGGGATCGTAGTGGACGCGAAGCCCGGCGCCGTCGACTTCTACGCGAAGTACGGCTTCGCGCCGTTCGATCTGCTCGAGGGCCAGTCAGAGGCGCGTCCGCTGCCCACGCCGATGTGGCTTCCGATCCAGGCGATCAAAATCGCCGGCGACCCCGCTCATTGACGAGGATCCACGTCGGGGCGGTCATCTCGATCGAGTCCTGCAAATGATGACTGTTGAACGGCGTCGTGACCCACGCGCGCTCTTCGTCGTGAGGTCGAACAGATCGTCATGATCCGAGGCCCGCGAGCTGTGGCCAACTGCGCCGATGCTCGCGCAACCTGCGCAGCGTGGGTCCGGATGAACGCCGGGATATCCACGTTCGGCGATCCAGTTGTTGGGCGCGGCGGCTCCCGCGAGCGCGTTTCCGCGCACATTGAGTGGGCACACGATGTGCGTCTGAGGCCCACATGACTTGCCTACGGGTCGCCCTCCTGAGCGCTGCGACGTTCGTCGCGTGCGCGCGGGATGACGCGGAGACTGCGTCGGCGCCGGCGTACCAGACCGACGAGAGCGGCGTGACCAGGCTCACGTTCGACGGTGATGCGCCAAGTGGCGGTCCGGATCACTTCTTCATCCCGTTCGACGTGCCCCCGGGGATCGCCGAGATCCAGGTGCGCCACGACACCCTCGCGCGCGCGAACATCCTCGACTGGGGGCTCGATGACAGCGCCGGCACTCGCGGCTGGGGCGGCGGCACGAGCGAGCCGGCCGTCGTCAACGAGAAGGCGGCCTCCCCCGGGTACGTGCGTGGCGCGATCAAACCCGGCCGCTGGAGGGTCGTCGTCGGCAAGGCGAAGATCGCAAAAGCGCCCGCGACCTATCACGTCGAGATCGAGCTCCGTACGACGGCGACGCTCCAGCCACAGACTGACCGCAAACCCTACCTACCGCGCGTCGCCTCGCGCGAGGCTCGGTGGTACGCGGGCGATTTCCACGTCCACTCCCGCGACAGCACGGACGCGACTCCCTCGGTCGACGACATCGCGGTCTACGCGCGCGCGCACGGGCTCGACTTCGTCGAAATCTCCGACCACAACGTGTTTGGCGGCCAGGACTATTTCGCCGAAGCGGCGGCGGCCCACCCCGATCTCCTGCTGCTTCCAGGCGT encodes:
- a CDS encoding GNAT family N-acetyltransferase, which translates into the protein MEIRALRPNDDRSLFQSGDEALDRFFRRYAGQNQFRHYLGVTYVAIDADRVLGFATVAPRHIDIEDLPERARKKLPRYPLPVLGLARLAVDKSAQSMGLGGRLLRFVLELAVRMADEVGCAGIVVDAKPGAVDFYAKYGFAPFDLLEGQSEARPLPTPMWLPIQAIKIAGDPAH
- a CDS encoding peptidylprolyl isomerase; the encoded protein is MRIVARSLVVALFGLAAALAPTSASAFPQSTHPAMKDPSKATEKAPDSFRAKFTTTKGDIVFECTRSWAPNGVDRFYNLVKIGFFDDVALFRVAKGFVVQWGIHGDPQVSKVWSDANLPPDPVVESNKRGMLTYAMAGRPDTRSTQLFINYKDNVGLDGQGFAPICKVVEGMETADAFNGEYGEQVTGKQGEIQSKGNAYLHEAWPNLDYIKTAVITGDGAAPSTPKSDTGGSSQESPGIMPFVLGAIVLAAALYFLMGRKSPPEPAKEPPATPKKKKKAKTDDKSTKE
- a CDS encoding protein kinase, which encodes MHYAHERGVVHRDIKPGNIMLGSYGEVYLLDWGVASIAGVSDDEAEAFTDVPPVHTAPGAVLGSLETMAPEQAAGGKATPATDIYALGAVLFHILALEPLHEASSSDAEAREALALRIRGGVDARPTTRPRGEEVAPELEALCVEATRTHPNDRIPTALAFHERLESFLDGDRDLALRAESSQRHTTAARAALANAGDDGSAFREVGRALAFDPTNRDALAMLVELLTSVPREPPAEVIAEERVALARRLRVGALALSAGYGAVACYGWAAMALGLREPSVFGVISALWVASFAAALVAARWPSYAALSLACGGGVAASTYITKIYSPFLVVPLFLTIHATLFAFVGPARLRLGMVAAACAGWTLSVYGHALGVFPTTFELVNDAVLIRSLALRGSPSWVTAYLYVAGLTTLVAPALIVGAIRGAWQRNERALRLQAWRLRQLVPAEDAGPRS
- a CDS encoding acyl-CoA dehydrogenase family protein, which produces MWTSSWMNSELQAFREQVRRFVATELTPHQERFAAQQHVDREIWTRAGELGVLCADIPAEYGGAGGTFAHQAVLFEEQAYAGDTAMNVSVHVILAHYILNQGTEAQKQRFLPRMSSGELIGAIAMSEPGAGSDLQGIRTTARLEGDHYVVNGSKTFISNGYLADLMVVVCRTSDAPGSKGISLLLVETKDAPGFKVGKKLHKLGQKGNDTCELFFEDVKVPKENLLGEVEGRGFGQLMTELPYERLIIAVYAVAAIERAVDLTVAYTKERKAFGKTLLEFQNTRFKLAEAKTHAVVSRTFLDKCIEELIAGRLDTVTASMAKYWTSDLQCQVIDDCLQLFGGYGYTVEYPIAQMFADARVQRIYGGANEIMKELIARSL
- a CDS encoding sigma 54-interacting transcriptional regulator, yielding MHRETELLEGESGVGKDLLARGIHDRSPRRDGPFIVVDCGAIAPNLVEGELFGHERGAFTGADRARRGVIEEANGGTLFLDEIGELPLDLQPKLLRAMEQREVRPVGAQKARPVDVRVVAATNRRLAEAARVGEFRSDLFYRLAVIHLIVPPLRERPEDILLIARAILAATPRASARGLAFPSDFAAMLGAYAWPGNVRELRNVVERYAVFGAAATDLGDQAPAEDWALSRLMELPYHEARRRLLERFDERYLEGVLAQADGVVALAAEQAGVARTSFYRMLERVRRVEPE